From one Leptospira paudalimensis genomic stretch:
- a CDS encoding peroxiredoxin has translation MALRLGDEAPNFQAETSEGKIDFHEYLGQSWGILFSHPKDYTPVCTTELGYVAKIKPEFEKRNVKVIALSVDPVDSHKGWISDINETQSTNVNYPIIADADKKVSNLYDMIHPNASETTTVRSVFVVGPDKKVKLTLTYPASTGRNFDELLRVIDSLQLTSQFSVATPANWKDGEDTIIVPSVSDEDAKKKFPKGFRTIKPYLRYTPQPNK, from the coding sequence ATGGCACTACGACTCGGCGATGAAGCACCCAATTTCCAAGCGGAAACTTCGGAAGGTAAAATTGACTTCCATGAATATTTAGGACAAAGTTGGGGGATTTTATTTTCTCATCCAAAAGACTACACTCCAGTTTGTACAACTGAGTTAGGTTATGTGGCTAAAATCAAACCTGAGTTTGAAAAAAGAAATGTCAAAGTGATCGCACTTTCCGTTGACCCTGTGGACAGCCATAAAGGTTGGATCTCTGATATCAACGAAACACAAAGCACAAATGTAAATTACCCAATCATAGCAGATGCTGATAAAAAAGTATCCAATTTATATGATATGATCCACCCAAATGCAAGCGAAACAACGACAGTTCGTTCCGTGTTTGTAGTAGGACCAGATAAAAAAGTAAAACTCACTCTTACTTACCCAGCTTCCACTGGAAGAAATTTTGATGAGTTACTTCGGGTCATTGATTCTTTACAACTCACGTCTCAATTTAGTGTTGCAACTCCTGCAAACTGGAAAGATGGAGAAGATACAATCATCGTTCCATCAGTTTCCGATGAAGATGCAAAGAAAAAATTCCCAAAAGGGTTTCGTACAATCAAACCTTATTTACGTTACACACCACAACCGAATAAATAG
- a CDS encoding DUF547 domain-containing protein, which translates to MKHYFALFFVLGMSQSLIAQNFDHKHSVWDSLLKKHVKNGLVSYKGFISDSSQLNGYLDQLTKVSDSQYQSFSEKEKISFLINAYNAFTVKLIMDHYPVDSITDIGSPISKINLARGIPWKKEFFNLLGKSRHLDWIEHEKLRKDFMEPRIHFAIVCASIGCPILQSEAYTPVNLEKQLQTAKLTFLKNPKKNSYDKNTNTLYLSKIFNWFQPDFTKKMSLIQFVQDGFEDTIKPDAKIIYNEYNWDLNELK; encoded by the coding sequence ATGAAACATTATTTTGCACTTTTTTTCGTTCTGGGGATGTCCCAATCTCTAATTGCACAGAACTTTGATCACAAACATAGTGTTTGGGACTCGTTACTCAAAAAACATGTCAAAAATGGACTTGTCTCTTACAAAGGATTTATCTCTGACTCATCCCAATTGAATGGTTACCTTGACCAACTAACAAAAGTTTCTGACAGTCAGTACCAATCCTTCTCTGAAAAAGAAAAAATCAGTTTTTTAATCAATGCTTATAATGCATTTACAGTAAAATTGATAATGGACCATTACCCTGTGGACAGTATCACCGACATTGGATCGCCAATTTCTAAAATCAATTTGGCTAGAGGGATTCCTTGGAAAAAAGAATTTTTTAATCTACTTGGAAAGTCCAGACACCTAGATTGGATTGAACATGAAAAACTGAGAAAAGATTTTATGGAACCAAGGATCCATTTTGCAATCGTTTGTGCATCAATCGGATGCCCGATATTACAATCCGAAGCGTATACACCTGTTAACTTAGAAAAACAATTACAAACAGCAAAACTAACGTTCTTAAAAAACCCTAAGAAAAATTCTTATGATAAGAACACAAATACTCTGTATTTAAGTAAGATATTCAACTGGTTCCAACCTGACTTTACCAAAAAGATGTCACTCATCCAATTTGTACAAGATGGATTTGAAGATACGATCAAACCGGATGCCAAAATCATTTACAATGAATACAATTGGGATCTAAACGAATTGAAATAA
- a CDS encoding OsmC family protein, with product MHIHLKRIEAPFVLEATNEVGNSIRIDASPEIGGKNSGPRPMELLIMGLAGCSSIDVIMILNKYRIEVKDYSVDVEADREKVDEANLFKKIHMKFFVKGEFQESQVKRAIDLSLEKYCSVAKTLEKTATITYELKLVS from the coding sequence ATGCACATTCATTTAAAACGTATCGAAGCCCCATTTGTCTTAGAAGCAACTAACGAAGTAGGCAATTCCATTCGGATTGATGCCTCACCCGAAATTGGTGGCAAAAATTCTGGTCCGAGGCCAATGGAACTTCTCATCATGGGACTTGCAGGTTGCAGTAGCATTGATGTCATCATGATCTTAAACAAATATCGCATTGAAGTGAAAGACTATTCAGTGGATGTGGAAGCGGACCGTGAAAAGGTAGACGAAGCCAATCTCTTCAAAAAAATCCATATGAAATTTTTTGTAAAAGGAGAATTCCAAGAATCACAAGTAAAACGAGCAATTGACTTGAGTTTAGAAAAGTATTGTTCCGTTGCAAAAACCTTGGAAAAAACCGCAACAATCACTTACGAACTAAAATTGGTTTCATAA
- a CDS encoding alpha/beta hydrolase: protein MLDDENDLESLGPLKVLRVKGDPDAPTVVLFHGYGASAFDLYPIHEVLVTDQKFNWVFPHGHLSIPLMPGYSGRAWFPIDMAALEEAIRKNDFRNFADKDPEGMDIARASAYLMLEALGVPWNQLILGGFSQGAMLATDITLRNELMSKGLMILSGALVNESLWKDLAPKKSNLRFFQSHGEYDPILGYANAKKLEKLLRGSGLLGEFISFPGGHEIPAPVVQGISRYLNSLS, encoded by the coding sequence TGCTCCCACGGTAGTTTTGTTTCATGGATATGGTGCGAGTGCATTTGATTTATATCCCATCCATGAAGTTCTTGTTACAGACCAAAAATTCAATTGGGTTTTTCCACATGGCCATTTGAGTATTCCTCTGATGCCTGGGTATTCAGGGCGTGCCTGGTTCCCGATTGATATGGCCGCCTTAGAAGAAGCGATACGCAAAAATGATTTTCGAAATTTTGCAGACAAAGACCCAGAAGGTATGGATATCGCAAGAGCTTCCGCATATTTGATGTTAGAAGCTCTAGGTGTGCCATGGAACCAATTGATCTTAGGTGGTTTTTCACAAGGAGCAATGCTTGCTACCGATATTACACTCCGAAATGAACTTATGTCCAAAGGATTAATGATCCTTTCTGGTGCTTTAGTCAACGAATCTCTTTGGAAAGATTTGGCACCAAAAAAATCAAACTTACGATTTTTCCAATCTCATGGCGAATACGATCCCATTTTAGGTTATGCCAATGCGAAAAAGTTGGAAAAGTTACTTCGAGGTTCAGGTTTGTTAGGAGAGTTCATATCTTTCCCTGGAGGACACGAGATTCCTGCTCCGGTGGTCCAAGGGATTAGCCGTTATCTGAATAGTTTATCCTAA